In the Deltaproteobacteria bacterium genome, one interval contains:
- a CDS encoding HEPN domain-containing protein: MNPPAKKRLMVSPEEGLDHALSDLKLAKLGKEDPDILPEQICFHAQQAVEKAFKAVLLFSKADFPLTHDIQELIEVCEEAGIALPEDLKEVDVLTPYAVETRYPGYWEAITEMDKEEAIQLADKVLDWAKALIPKTKIKEIPSSLQ; this comes from the coding sequence ATGAATCCGCCCGCTAAAAAACGCTTGATGGTTTCTCCCGAAGAAGGGTTGGATCATGCCTTAAGTGATTTGAAACTGGCCAAGCTGGGAAAGGAAGACCCGGATATTCTGCCGGAACAAATTTGTTTTCATGCCCAGCAAGCGGTGGAAAAAGCATTCAAGGCCGTTCTCCTGTTCTCCAAAGCAGATTTTCCCTTAACCCATGACATACAGGAATTGATAGAAGTTTGCGAAGAAGCGGGAATTGCCTTGCCGGAAGATTTGAAAGAGGTGGACGTCCTGACTCCTTATGCCGTGGAAACCCGGTATCCGGGTTATTGGGAGGCGATCACCGAAATGGATAAGGAGGAGGCCATCCAACTCGCCGACAAAGTATTAGATTGGGCGAAAGCCCTTATTCCTAAA